The following are encoded in a window of Brevibacillus sp. DP1.3A genomic DNA:
- the pstB gene encoding phosphate ABC transporter ATP-binding protein PstB, producing MSVISVRELNLFYGNKQALYHINLDVEPDSITALIGPSGCGKSTFLRTLNRMNDSVPNTKITGTVKVFDEDIYSNRVEVERLRKNIGMVFQHPNPFPKSIYDNITYGPRLHGMNDRNKLDELVETSLKAAALWDEVKDVLKKPATGLSGGQQQRLCIARALAVQPQIILMDEPTSALDPISTAKIEELLEELKNRYTIVIVTHNMQQAARISDKTAFFLNGELVEFDSTPTIFQNPRDKRTEDYITGRFG from the coding sequence ATGAGCGTTATTTCGGTGAGAGAGTTGAATCTCTTCTACGGTAATAAGCAAGCCCTCTATCATATAAATCTGGATGTAGAGCCTGATTCCATTACAGCCTTAATTGGCCCGTCCGGCTGCGGTAAGTCTACATTTTTACGGACGTTGAATCGAATGAACGATTCTGTACCGAACACCAAAATTACGGGAACGGTAAAAGTGTTCGATGAGGATATTTATAGTAATCGTGTGGAAGTGGAGCGACTTCGCAAAAATATCGGCATGGTGTTTCAGCATCCGAATCCTTTTCCGAAGAGCATCTATGACAACATCACGTACGGACCGAGACTTCATGGCATGAACGATCGTAACAAGCTGGACGAGTTGGTAGAGACAAGCCTCAAGGCAGCAGCGCTTTGGGATGAAGTGAAGGATGTATTGAAAAAGCCAGCAACAGGGCTTTCTGGTGGACAGCAACAACGCCTCTGTATCGCTCGGGCACTCGCTGTTCAGCCACAGATCATTTTGATGGATGAGCCAACCTCTGCTCTGGACCCAATTTCGACAGCTAAAATCGAAGAGCTGTTGGAAGAGCTGAAGAACCGTTATACGATTGTAATCGTGACGCACAACATGCAGCAGGCAGCACGTATTTCCGATAAGACTGCGTTTTTCTTGAATGGAGAGCTAGTCGAGTTTGACAGTACCCCGACGATCTTCCAAAATCCTCGTGACAAAAGAACAGAGGATTACATTACCGGACGTTTCGGATAA
- a CDS encoding methyl-accepting chemotaxis protein, whose translation MPGIRKLWGHSSFHYRSIFTRLFAGIMGMVVCMMAIAAFFISYQSEATLNEKTKQQLHEASGAALQKVHSRVYDIVTALQSFASTYKNSKVTNSQIFGIFTDMSASNPTISELQIVTTDGRYLTFPGSPLDSSYDPRKMDWYEGALNQPQQGVFVSDVFQFSETEFPKIAVSLPLRNDDEEPVGVVVAFVSVPKLSESIGQIKLGETGYAMIVDQQGKLVAHPDQSYALQRPLLSELAIVQNVTAGQSGYEPSRISGVDSFAAYQFDPSLKWGVIVAQSVSEVKKEVRRLQLTILAVSLVGLAALALMLYVYVRRIIKPIKEAQQKMSAFSEGDLLQTMQVQSNDEIRQLADSFNRMSEQIRTIIGKIQYVISDVKQVADHVGKGSRHSHAMQSEVVSVTERLAQEMDNQQEQIDDIHATMAGITQEMSRITDSMEKAIVQSQESRQQNTKAATSIDLLKENMHSISEDMKASMDAMSSMRDSMSDINEMLGLISAISKRTKLLSFNARIEASRAGQAGVGFSVVADEIRLLSDQTEEASARIQKVIESGEERMEHVATCLQTTDHATVNGIQTLHQAASIFHNTIELSEALTAQFESIRMLTGTISTQSQAISQRVDNLSASAQQVVSGTQQAVAANQESLSLSEQFLDDSLRLADIVEDLEQAIKFFRAEDSPSLQRHT comes from the coding sequence ATGCCAGGCATAAGAAAACTATGGGGTCACTCGTCGTTTCATTATCGTTCAATTTTCACCAGGCTGTTCGCAGGCATTATGGGGATGGTAGTCTGCATGATGGCAATCGCCGCTTTCTTCATCAGCTATCAATCCGAAGCCACACTCAATGAAAAAACAAAGCAGCAATTACACGAGGCATCAGGTGCAGCTCTACAGAAAGTACATAGCAGGGTCTATGACATCGTAACCGCCTTGCAATCATTTGCTTCCACTTATAAAAACAGTAAGGTCACCAACAGTCAGATCTTTGGCATCTTTACAGATATGTCGGCCAGCAATCCTACGATTTCCGAATTACAGATCGTCACCACAGACGGACGGTATTTAACCTTTCCGGGATCCCCCCTCGACAGTTCCTACGATCCGCGAAAAATGGACTGGTATGAGGGCGCATTGAATCAACCACAGCAGGGGGTTTTTGTCTCAGATGTCTTCCAGTTTTCCGAGACAGAGTTTCCAAAGATCGCCGTCTCACTCCCTTTGCGCAATGACGACGAGGAGCCCGTAGGCGTCGTCGTGGCATTTGTCTCTGTCCCGAAGCTGAGCGAATCCATCGGGCAGATTAAACTGGGGGAAACCGGATATGCCATGATCGTTGATCAACAAGGCAAACTGGTCGCTCATCCCGATCAATCCTACGCGTTGCAGCGTCCCCTTCTCTCGGAGCTTGCGATCGTGCAAAACGTCACCGCTGGTCAATCTGGCTACGAACCGAGCAGGATCAGTGGAGTAGACTCTTTTGCCGCCTATCAATTTGACCCCTCCTTGAAATGGGGAGTGATCGTCGCACAGTCGGTATCCGAGGTAAAAAAAGAGGTCCGCCGCCTTCAACTAACCATTTTGGCCGTCTCACTCGTCGGACTCGCTGCACTCGCACTAATGCTGTATGTGTACGTACGTCGAATCATCAAGCCAATAAAGGAAGCACAACAAAAAATGTCCGCCTTTAGCGAGGGCGATCTCCTGCAAACCATGCAGGTACAAAGCAATGATGAAATTCGCCAGCTGGCTGACAGCTTCAATCGAATGAGTGAACAAATCCGGACAATCATCGGTAAAATCCAGTATGTTATCTCAGACGTCAAACAAGTAGCCGATCATGTGGGAAAAGGCTCCCGCCATTCTCACGCCATGCAGTCAGAAGTCGTATCCGTAACAGAGCGGCTTGCCCAAGAAATGGACAACCAGCAAGAGCAGATCGATGATATCCACGCCACAATGGCCGGCATCACGCAAGAAATGTCTCGGATCACAGACTCCATGGAAAAAGCAATCGTACAGAGCCAGGAATCACGTCAGCAAAATACCAAAGCAGCAACCTCCATTGACTTGCTAAAAGAAAATATGCACAGTATCTCAGAAGATATGAAGGCTTCTATGGATGCCATGTCCTCCATGAGAGATAGCATGAGCGACATCAACGAAATGCTCGGTTTGATTTCCGCCATCTCCAAGCGAACCAAGCTTTTGTCCTTCAATGCCCGAATCGAAGCTTCCAGGGCTGGACAAGCCGGAGTCGGCTTCAGCGTCGTAGCAGACGAGATTCGCTTGCTGTCCGACCAGACCGAAGAGGCATCGGCCCGTATTCAAAAGGTAATTGAATCAGGGGAAGAACGAATGGAGCACGTAGCCACCTGCTTGCAAACGACCGATCATGCTACTGTCAATGGCATTCAAACCTTGCACCAGGCCGCTTCTATCTTTCACAATACGATCGAGCTCAGCGAAGCGTTGACTGCGCAATTTGAATCGATCAGAATGCTCACAGGAACAATCTCGACACAGAGCCAAGCCATTTCACAGCGGGTAGACAATCTATCTGCCTCTGCACAGCAAGTCGTATCAGGTACACAGCAAGCCGTAGCCGCCAATCAAGAAAGTCTATCCTTATCGGAGCAATTTCTTGATGACTCCCTGCGTTTGGCAGATATCGTTGAGGATCTAGAGCAAGCGATCAAATTTTTCAGAGCGGAAGACAGTCCCTCTCTCCAAAGACATACATAA
- the pstB gene encoding phosphate ABC transporter ATP-binding protein PstB, with amino-acid sequence MSVLTMQETIIQTNNVNVYYGEKHAVKNISMDIERNSVTAFIGPSGCGKSTLLRSLNRMNDLVPSCRVEGSIIVDGIDINSSQVNIESLRQVVGMVFQRANPFFKSIYENIAFAPRFHGMTNRRDLDELVESSLRKAALWDEVKDRLRDSALSLSGGQQQRLCIARALAMQPTILLLDEPASALDPISTMKIEELVMQLKDEYTIVIVTHNLHQAARISEKTAFFLMGELIEMDETGKIFTSPENEKTEAYISGRFG; translated from the coding sequence ATGTCCGTACTGACCATGCAAGAAACGATCATTCAGACGAATAACGTGAATGTATACTACGGAGAGAAGCACGCCGTAAAAAATATATCAATGGATATTGAACGCAACTCCGTGACGGCCTTTATCGGTCCGTCCGGATGCGGGAAATCGACGCTTTTACGGAGCTTGAACCGGATGAATGATCTGGTTCCTTCTTGTCGTGTAGAGGGTTCCATTATTGTAGATGGTATCGACATTAACAGCTCGCAAGTAAACATCGAGAGTCTGCGCCAAGTGGTAGGAATGGTGTTCCAACGAGCGAATCCATTTTTTAAATCGATCTATGAAAACATCGCATTTGCACCGCGTTTCCACGGAATGACCAATAGACGTGATTTGGATGAATTGGTTGAGTCGAGCTTGCGAAAAGCAGCGCTTTGGGACGAGGTAAAAGATCGTCTTCGCGACTCAGCGCTCTCCCTTTCTGGTGGACAGCAGCAAAGGCTTTGTATCGCGCGTGCCCTCGCAATGCAGCCGACCATTTTGCTTTTGGACGAACCGGCTTCCGCTCTCGATCCGATTTCTACCATGAAAATCGAAGAGCTGGTCATGCAGCTAAAAGATGAGTATACGATCGTGATCGTTACCCATAACCTTCATCAGGCAGCGCGAATTTCTGAGAAAACTGCCTTCTTCCTGATGGGTGAGCTGATCGAGATGGATGAGACAGGGAAAATCTTCACTTCACCTGAGAACGAAAAAACCGAAGCATATATTAGCGGACGATTTGGTTAA